In Rutidosis leptorrhynchoides isolate AG116_Rl617_1_P2 chromosome 2, CSIRO_AGI_Rlap_v1, whole genome shotgun sequence, one genomic interval encodes:
- the LOC139889918 gene encoding uncharacterized protein, which produces MSSSDEESLVNAMKSIFAYRNNVVIRREVEEQNEAQSSRRKRRYIHRDRVEAHNRLMKDYFVQDPKYPPEYFKRRYRMSQSLLEKIIEGILSYSTRPNAPKWFTYFQQRPDACGVLGVSTILKITSAIRQLAYGDSPDLFDEYLQISERTSRESLQNFTRCIIDLYGNVYMREPTEDDIRRLYHKHEELHGFPGMLGSIDCMHWTWGKCPNAWKGHFTRGDHGYPTIMLESVASYDNWIWHAYFGMVGSNNDLNVLNASPLFDSLLTDTAPQVPYKIGDVDFDRGYYLADEIYPSWASFVKGFSSVVDAKKEILYKETICSS; this is translated from the coding sequence ATGAGTAGTTCCGACGAAGAAAGTTTGGTTAACGCAATGAAAAGTATATTTGCTTATCGAAATAACGTGGTAATACGTAGAGAGGTCGAGGAACAAAATGAGGCTCAAAGCTCAAGACGAAAACGTCGCTACATTCATCGTGATCGTGTAGAAGCGCACAATCGTTTGATGAAAGATTATTTTGTTCAAGATCCGAAGTATCCCCCTGAATATTTCAAACGGCGTTATCGAATGTCACAAAGTCTTCTTGAAAAAATAATTGAAGGTATACTTTCTTACTCTACTCGTCCCAATGCACCAAAGTGGTTTACTTATTTTCAACAACGTCCCGATGCATGTGGTGTTCTCGGAGTATCCACTATTTTAAAAATCACTTCTGCAATTCGTCAACTAGCATACGGTGATTCACCGGATCTATTTGACGAATATTTACAAATTTCAGAGAGAACATCACGTGAGTCTTTGCAAAATTTTACAAGATGTATTATAGACTTGTATGGTAATGTATACATGAGAGAACCGACCGAGGACGATATACGTCGGTTGTATCATAAACATGAAGAACTTCACGGCTTTCCTGGAATGCTTGGAAgcattgattgtatgcattggacTTGGGGTAAATGTCCAAATGCATGGAAAGGGCATTTCACCCGAGGCGATCACGGTTACCCCACAATCATGTTGGAATCCGTTGCATCGTATGACAATTGGATTTGGCATGCATATTTTGGAATGGTCGGTTCGAACAATGACTTGAATGTCCTTAATGCATCTCCATTGTTTGATAGTTTACTAACTGACACAGCTCCTCAAGTTCCATACAAAATTGGGGACGTTGATTTTGATCGAGGCTACTATCTTGCCGATGAGATTTACCCTTCGTGGGCTTCTTTCGTTAAGGGATTCTCAAGTGTTGTTGACGCAAAAAAGGAAATACTTTACAAAGAAACAATCTGCAGCTCGTAA